One part of the Coprobacter tertius genome encodes these proteins:
- the typA gene encoding translational GTPase TypA has protein sequence MQKIRNIAIIAHVDHGKTTLVDKMLLAGQLFRENQNSGELILDNNDLERERGITILSKNVSIRYKDYKINIIDTPGHADFGGEVERVLNMADGCLLLVDAFEGPMPQTRFVLQKAIQMGLKPLVVINKVDKPNCRPDEVNEMVFDLMFSLDATEEQLDYPTIYGSAKQNWMSADWHNQTDSIVPLLDAIIEYIPEPVYLDGTPQMLITSLDYSSYVGRIAIGRIHRGKLKEGQDVALCKKDGSITKTRIKELHLFEGLGRTKVAEAGSGDICALVGIDGFEIGDTIADLQNPEPLPRIAIDEPTMSMTFTNNDSPFFGKDGKFVTSRHIADRLKKELDRNLALRVEKSEDEDSWTVYGRGVLHLSVLIETMRREGYELQVGQPQVIIKEIDGKKCEPVEQLTVNVPEEYSSKIIDMVTRRKGDLMSMETQNDRIHMEFVIPSRGIIGLRNNVLTASAGEAIMAHRFLEYQPWKGDIERRTNGSLIAMEAGTAYAYAIDKLQDRGKFFIFPQDEVYAGQVVGENAKEGDIVVNVTKSKKLTNMRASGADDKAKIIPPVVFSLEEALEYIKEDEYVEVTPHHLRLRKIILDENERKRQNKN, from the coding sequence ATGCAAAAGATCAGAAACATTGCTATCATTGCTCACGTCGACCATGGTAAAACGACATTGGTCGATAAAATGCTTTTAGCCGGTCAATTATTTCGCGAGAATCAGAATTCCGGCGAACTTATTCTCGATAATAACGACCTGGAACGTGAAAGAGGTATTACGATATTATCTAAAAACGTTTCGATACGATACAAAGACTACAAAATAAACATCATCGATACCCCGGGACACGCCGACTTCGGTGGTGAAGTAGAACGCGTTCTCAACATGGCCGATGGCTGCCTTTTGCTGGTCGATGCATTTGAGGGTCCCATGCCTCAAACTCGATTCGTATTACAAAAAGCAATACAAATGGGGTTGAAACCGCTTGTAGTAATTAATAAAGTAGATAAACCGAATTGCCGTCCCGATGAAGTGAACGAAATGGTTTTCGACTTAATGTTCAGTCTCGATGCGACAGAAGAGCAACTCGATTATCCGACCATATACGGATCGGCTAAACAAAACTGGATGTCGGCCGACTGGCATAACCAAACTGACAGCATCGTTCCCCTGCTCGATGCAATTATCGAATATATTCCCGAACCCGTTTATCTCGATGGGACTCCGCAAATGCTAATTACTTCACTCGATTACTCCTCCTATGTAGGACGCATTGCCATCGGACGCATTCACCGGGGAAAATTAAAAGAAGGGCAAGATGTCGCACTTTGTAAAAAAGACGGATCGATAACAAAAACCCGCATCAAAGAACTTCATTTATTCGAAGGTCTCGGACGCACCAAAGTCGCTGAAGCCGGGTCGGGAGATATTTGCGCATTGGTAGGTATCGACGGATTCGAAATCGGTGATACCATTGCCGATCTGCAAAATCCCGAGCCACTGCCACGTATTGCGATAGACGAACCGACCATGTCGATGACCTTTACCAACAACGATTCTCCGTTTTTTGGAAAAGACGGTAAATTTGTAACATCGAGGCATATCGCCGACAGACTGAAAAAAGAACTCGACCGCAATCTGGCTCTCCGGGTTGAAAAATCAGAAGATGAAGATTCCTGGACAGTTTATGGCCGGGGGGTGCTTCATTTATCGGTGCTTATCGAAACTATGCGTCGGGAAGGATACGAACTTCAAGTTGGCCAACCACAGGTTATAATCAAAGAGATCGACGGTAAAAAATGCGAACCGGTAGAGCAACTGACAGTAAATGTTCCAGAGGAATACTCGAGTAAAATCATCGACATGGTCACCCGACGCAAAGGAGACCTGATGAGTATGGAAACTCAAAATGATCGTATTCATATGGAATTCGTAATTCCATCGCGCGGAATCATCGGATTACGTAATAACGTACTTACTGCATCTGCAGGAGAGGCTATAATGGCCCACAGGTTTCTCGAATATCAACCCTGGAAAGGAGATATAGAACGTCGTACCAACGGATCGCTCATTGCTATGGAAGCCGGTACGGCATACGCCTATGCTATTGACAAATTACAAGACAGAGGAAAATTCTTTATCTTCCCACAAGACGAAGTATATGCCGGCCAGGTTGTCGGAGAAAATGCAAAAGAGGGAGACATCGTCGTAAATGTAACCAAATCGAAAAAACTGACCAATATGCGTGCATCGGGGGCAGATGATAAAGCGAAAATAATTCCGCCCGTCGTATTCAGTCTCGAAGAAGCATTGGAATATATCAAAGAAGACGAATATGTGGAAGTAACTCCTCATCATCTCAGATTACGTAAAATCATCCTTGACGAGAACGAACGTAAACGACAGAATAAAAACTAA
- a CDS encoding glucose-6-phosphate isomerase, translated as METIRVNIGKALGGAVNEKDVFAYAKAVEESMVKLHEGTGKGNDFLGWLHLPSSITEGHLSEIETAAKQLRDRCDVVVVIGIGGSYLGAKAVIEALSDSFVQLKGSGSNPMVLFAGQNIGEDYLYELLDLLKNKSFGLINISKSGTTTEPAIAFRLLKKELESQVGEGEAKKRIIAVTDASRGALRKLSDIEGYKTFIIPDNVGGRFSVLTPVGLLPIAVAGFDIRKLVAGAEIMEAECGIDIPFDKNPAAVYAATRNALYRAGKKIEILVNFNPKLHYFAEWWKQLYGESEGKDHKGIFPTSVDFTTDLHSMGQWIQDGERTIFETVLSVEKMKHNVSIPKDEEDLDGLNYLAGRRVDEVNKMAELGTQIAHVDGGVPNLKISIPEISEKYLGELIYFFEKACGISGYLLEVNPFDQPGVEAYKKNMFALLEKPGYEDATKAIKARL; from the coding sequence ATGGAAACGATTCGAGTTAACATCGGCAAAGCATTAGGTGGTGCGGTGAATGAAAAGGATGTTTTTGCTTATGCGAAAGCGGTTGAAGAAAGTATGGTAAAGTTGCATGAGGGAACCGGAAAAGGAAATGATTTTTTGGGTTGGCTACATTTGCCGTCTTCTATTACCGAGGGTCATTTGTCTGAGATAGAAACTGCCGCAAAACAATTGAGAGACCGCTGTGATGTTGTAGTAGTAATCGGTATCGGAGGAAGTTATTTGGGCGCTAAAGCTGTTATAGAGGCATTATCAGACAGTTTTGTGCAACTGAAAGGAAGCGGCTCGAATCCGATGGTACTTTTTGCGGGTCAAAATATAGGTGAAGATTATTTGTATGAATTACTGGACCTGCTGAAAAATAAGAGTTTCGGGTTGATTAATATTTCAAAATCGGGGACGACTACCGAACCTGCTATCGCTTTCCGTTTATTGAAAAAAGAACTCGAGTCACAAGTTGGAGAAGGAGAGGCGAAAAAACGTATCATTGCTGTTACTGATGCTTCTCGGGGAGCATTGCGTAAATTGTCCGATATAGAAGGTTATAAAACCTTCATCATCCCCGACAATGTCGGTGGACGTTTTTCGGTTCTTACTCCGGTAGGATTGCTTCCTATTGCAGTAGCCGGTTTCGATATTCGTAAATTGGTTGCCGGAGCCGAAATTATGGAAGCAGAATGCGGTATAGATATCCCATTCGATAAAAATCCGGCAGCTGTATATGCTGCGACTCGTAATGCATTGTATCGGGCCGGGAAAAAGATCGAAATATTGGTAAACTTTAATCCTAAGCTTCATTATTTTGCCGAATGGTGGAAACAGTTATATGGTGAAAGCGAAGGTAAAGATCATAAAGGAATTTTCCCTACTTCAGTAGATTTTACAACCGATCTTCACTCTATGGGACAGTGGATTCAGGATGGGGAACGTACGATCTTCGAAACTGTACTTTCGGTTGAGAAAATGAAACACAATGTTTCTATTCCGAAGGATGAAGAGGATCTTGACGGCTTAAATTACCTTGCAGGCAGACGTGTTGACGAGGTGAATAAAATGGCCGAATTAGGAACTCAGATCGCTCATGTAGATGGAGGTGTGCCTAATCTGAAAATATCGATTCCTGAAATATCGGAAAAATATTTAGGGGAACTCATTTATTTCTTTGAGAAAGCTTGTGGTATCAGCGGTTATCTTTTAGAGGTGAATCCTTTCGATCAGCCGGGGGTCGAAGCTTATAAGAAAAATATGTTTGCTTTACTCGAAAAACCGGGTTATGAGGATGCGACAAAAGCAATTAAAGCCAGATTATAA
- a CDS encoding Crp/Fnr family transcriptional regulator produces MNIMDSMYDVLMQLPLFQGVSRVKISELIEKTKFHFLKYHQGDKVVSKGEECTHLKFLISGRVRSETTNRSGKIKISEVLSAPNVLAPNHMFGRSTYYPSDMYAVEDTGIMQLDKATFVDIMQNEPIFLINLLNIISRRSQKSVETFLLLSSGNVKEKLAFWILCLTQRRSTDIRIICKQKDLYTFFGVQRSIFMNALNELKEDGIIDYTPREIMILDRDRLKGVLNEEDDTDEC; encoded by the coding sequence ATGAATATAATGGATAGTATGTATGATGTACTCATGCAATTGCCTTTATTCCAAGGGGTAAGCAGAGTAAAAATTTCTGAATTAATAGAAAAGACCAAATTCCATTTTTTGAAATATCACCAAGGGGATAAAGTGGTTTCTAAAGGGGAAGAATGTACTCATTTGAAATTTCTTATTTCCGGAAGGGTACGTTCTGAAACTACCAATCGTAGCGGGAAGATTAAAATATCCGAGGTGTTGAGTGCTCCCAATGTATTAGCTCCGAATCATATGTTCGGACGCAGTACGTATTATCCATCGGATATGTATGCCGTAGAAGATACGGGTATTATGCAGCTCGATAAAGCGACTTTTGTAGATATCATGCAGAATGAGCCTATTTTCCTGATCAATTTGTTGAATATCATTTCTCGCAGGTCTCAGAAGAGTGTCGAAACTTTTCTACTTTTATCATCGGGAAATGTGAAAGAAAAACTGGCTTTTTGGATTTTATGCTTAACCCAACGGCGTTCTACCGATATACGTATTATTTGCAAACAAAAAGATTTATATACTTTTTTCGGCGTACAGCGTTCTATTTTTATGAATGCGTTGAATGAGCTCAAAGAAGACGGGATTATCGATTATACACCTCGTGAAATAATGATTCTCGACAGAGATCGATTGAAAGGCGTGCTGAATGAAGAGGATGATACAGATGAATGTTGA
- the lysS gene encoding lysine--tRNA ligase, protein MSILELSEQEIIRRGSLQELRNRGIEPYPAAEYQVNAYTKEIKESFKDEDERREVSIAGRIMSRRIMGKASFIELQDSKGRIQVYISRDDLCPGEDKELYNTVFKKLLDIGDFIGIKGYVFRTQMGEISVHAQELTVLSKSLRPLPIVKMKDGVAYDAFEDPEMRYRQRYVDLVVNDGIKDIFIKRNKVYNSMREYFNAQGYMEVETPILQSIPGGAAARPFITHHNALDIPLYLRIADELYLKRLIVGGFEGVYEFSKNFRNEGMDRTHNPEFTCMEIYVSYKDYNWMMSFTEKMIEKICLDVNGTTEIKVGENIISFKTPFKRVTMIDSIKEFTGIDITGMTEEQLRDVCKQIGIEVDETMGKGKLIDEIFGEKCEGNYIQPTFIIDYPIEMSPLTKKHRDNPELTERFELMVNGKELCNAYSELNDPIDQRYRFEEQLRLSEKGDDEAMFIDQDFIRALEYGMPPTSGMGIGMDRLVMLMTGQTAIQEVLFFPQMRPEKVQKKDAEAKYTAIGVPQEWVSPVQKAGYLTVEALSEANPNKLHQEICGINKKYKLDMPNPTVDEVKTWVENAK, encoded by the coding sequence ATGAGTATACTTGAATTAAGTGAACAGGAGATAATAAGACGAGGAAGTCTTCAGGAGCTTCGGAATCGGGGAATCGAGCCTTATCCGGCTGCTGAATATCAGGTAAATGCCTATACTAAAGAAATAAAAGAGTCTTTTAAAGATGAGGATGAGCGTCGTGAGGTTTCTATCGCCGGCCGAATCATGAGTCGTCGTATTATGGGAAAAGCTTCTTTTATAGAATTACAGGATTCTAAAGGACGTATTCAGGTATATATATCCCGTGATGATCTTTGCCCGGGAGAGGATAAAGAACTTTATAATACTGTTTTTAAGAAATTACTCGATATAGGTGATTTTATCGGTATCAAAGGATACGTATTTCGTACACAGATGGGTGAAATCTCGGTACATGCGCAGGAGCTTACCGTATTATCTAAATCGTTAAGACCGCTTCCGATCGTAAAAATGAAAGATGGGGTGGCTTACGATGCTTTTGAAGATCCCGAAATGCGGTATCGTCAACGTTATGTCGATTTGGTCGTAAACGACGGTATTAAAGATATTTTTATCAAGCGGAATAAGGTCTATAACTCGATGCGGGAATATTTCAACGCTCAAGGATATATGGAGGTGGAAACTCCTATTTTGCAGTCTATCCCGGGCGGTGCGGCGGCTAGGCCTTTTATTACGCACCATAATGCACTCGATATCCCTTTGTATTTACGTATTGCGGATGAGCTGTATTTAAAACGTCTTATTGTAGGAGGTTTCGAAGGAGTATACGAATTCTCTAAGAATTTCCGTAATGAGGGAATGGACCGGACTCATAATCCCGAATTTACCTGTATGGAGATTTACGTTTCCTATAAAGATTATAACTGGATGATGTCGTTTACTGAAAAGATGATCGAAAAGATATGTTTGGATGTAAACGGTACGACCGAAATTAAAGTAGGGGAGAATATAATCAGTTTTAAAACTCCTTTTAAACGGGTTACAATGATCGATTCCATCAAAGAGTTTACGGGGATCGATATTACCGGTATGACTGAGGAACAATTACGAGACGTTTGTAAGCAGATCGGTATAGAGGTAGACGAAACGATGGGTAAAGGAAAACTTATCGATGAAATATTCGGTGAAAAATGTGAAGGGAATTACATTCAGCCCACTTTTATTATCGACTATCCGATTGAAATGTCGCCGTTGACAAAAAAACATCGTGATAATCCTGAACTGACCGAACGTTTCGAGCTGATGGTAAACGGGAAAGAATTATGCAATGCATATTCAGAGTTGAATGATCCTATTGATCAAAGATATCGTTTCGAAGAGCAGTTGAGACTCTCTGAAAAAGGAGATGATGAAGCTATGTTTATCGATCAGGATTTTATCCGGGCTCTCGAGTACGGGATGCCGCCGACTTCGGGAATGGGGATCGGAATGGATCGTTTGGTAATGTTGATGACCGGACAAACGGCTATTCAAGAAGTGCTTTTCTTTCCGCAGATGCGCCCTGAAAAGGTACAGAAAAAGGATGCTGAAGCAAAATATACAGCTATAGGAGTTCCGCAAGAATGGGTTTCTCCCGTACAAAAAGCCGGTTATTTGACCGTTGAGGCCTTGTCTGAGGCAAACCCGAATAAATTGCATCAGGAAATTTGTGGAATTAATAAAAAATATAAGCTCGACATGCCTAACCCAACGGTCGACGAGGTAAAAACATGGGTAGAAAATGCGAAATAA
- a CDS encoding NAD(P)H-dependent glycerol-3-phosphate dehydrogenase: MDFPGKVAIIGGGTWATAIAKLVLFNVDSINWYMRRRDRIADFKRLGHNPVYLSSVKFDIDRINFSSNINKVVRESDTLVFVTPSPYLKQHLKKLTASMNDKFVLSAIKGIVPDENMIVTDYLKRFYNIPEENLAVIGGPCHAEEVALERLSYLTIGCPDVTRARKVSDLLSNHFIKVSTSKDVEGIEYGSVLKNVYAIAAGICYGLKYGDNFQAVLISNAIQELNRFINAVHPMRRDICDSVYLGDLLVTAYSRFSRNHTFGTMIGKGYSVKTAQIEMEMIAEGYYGTKCIKEINEKYKVDMPILDTVYNILYNKMSSFAEIKHLTETFR, translated from the coding sequence ATGGATTTTCCCGGAAAAGTAGCGATCATAGGAGGCGGTACCTGGGCTACAGCAATAGCCAAATTGGTATTATTCAATGTAGATTCTATCAATTGGTATATGCGTCGGCGCGACCGAATTGCCGATTTTAAGCGTTTGGGGCATAATCCCGTTTATTTGTCGAGTGTGAAATTCGATATTGATCGTATCAATTTCAGTTCGAATATAAATAAAGTGGTAAGAGAGTCCGATACGTTGGTATTCGTTACTCCGTCCCCTTATCTTAAACAGCACTTAAAGAAACTTACTGCGTCGATGAACGATAAATTTGTTCTCTCGGCGATAAAAGGTATAGTTCCTGATGAAAATATGATTGTTACCGATTATTTGAAGAGATTCTATAATATACCCGAAGAAAATCTTGCAGTGATCGGTGGTCCTTGTCACGCCGAGGAAGTTGCTCTCGAACGATTGTCGTATCTTACTATCGGTTGCCCTGATGTTACTCGGGCACGTAAAGTAAGTGATTTGTTAAGTAATCATTTTATCAAAGTATCTACCTCTAAGGATGTGGAAGGGATAGAATACGGATCGGTATTGAAAAATGTATATGCGATTGCTGCCGGAATTTGCTATGGCCTCAAATACGGAGATAACTTTCAAGCGGTACTTATATCCAATGCGATACAGGAACTTAATCGGTTTATTAATGCCGTGCATCCGATGAGGAGAGACATTTGCGATTCTGTATATTTAGGCGATCTTTTGGTTACCGCTTATTCGAGATTCAGCCGTAATCATACATTCGGAACGATGATAGGCAAAGGGTATTCTGTGAAAACAGCACAGATAGAAATGGAGATGATTGCCGAAGGCTATTATGGGACTAAATGTATTAAAGAGATAAATGAAAAATATAAAGTAGATATGCCGATTCTCGATACGGTGTATAATATATTATATAATAAAATGTCGTCTTTTGCGGAAATAAAGCATCTTACTGAGACGTTCAGATAA
- a CDS encoding hybrid sensor histidine kinase/response regulator transcription factor, whose protein sequence is MFLILSVVPVKAGYVVSKVENLENGLSNSSVLCMHQDRRGFIWAGTYDGLNRYDGLDVQVYRFEYGNKYSLSSNIMHGISDADNNCLWVNTFLGVDKFSLDTKKVVESYPQFRDSSVLVSDKNGNAWVITRKNHISYYNPELHQFREISLPGIIPERIKTIFIDDYNTLWIFGADNRILKVNYSFKKGYDPEDIELNVRNIALHDKNTQYAFYDDGIIYFIDSLNKLYSFNIEHHKKTFIKDVSELVNKYGIISSILSCDGDILISFKSNGVLKLLSDNNYRVEFVNMNIGVFSMRKDKRQNIIWLCTDGQGILMYHNSSDLYRNIMLDQLPYSINKPVRSIYTDENGDLWLGTKGDGIIRISKYDRIGKGKIPVSQVSYYTTENGLSSDQVFGILRSRYRDIIWIATEGPGFSYFSNKDSRMHSLINHTGKEIKWVHSVYEENDSVLWMSTAGMGLLRVVVEGRTPDISVKSVRRFLFYKSGNLCSEFFSMSYDGHNTLWLGSRGGYGVIRFNIRTYDYDFVSNDISAIGDVICVYQSRDSVFYFGASSGLSKVWVDENGKQQAQQFDRKDGILNDMIHGILEDDNGCIWMGTNKGLVKYNPKNNFFHNYFKYGTDVVEFCDDAYYRCPYSGRLFFGGVNGVAWVEHDEKVNQDFLPEFYFTGLEVRGEDRNLFDFIKKEKGTLVLPFSDNSFSVSFVALDYIDGKHYEYYYKLENFDSHWMSTQKVNEASFTNLPAGHYILKVKYKNDVYDSEDKFFSLPITILSPWYCSPWAYVAYIIIFLLICSGVIYVGMRKIKQRQMAIANKLKEEQREKLFQEKIDFFTNITHEFCTPLTLINGFCERIMTYEKTDKKIREYVSMLQSNSRYLNDLVQEIIDFRKIEEGGHIERHIRRVSIAELVNRWVLPYNEVASLNGIEFITKVPEDLYWNTDTSCLGKIVVNLLSNAFKYTPRNGKISILAEIRDSELKIIVHNTGNGIEADKLSTLFDRYNILENMDRNAYTDMTSRNGLGLSICHGMTDLLDGNISVRSVVGEYAEFEVSLPELQVDADNNEESTVMSAISAIQQPQISDLEVIKTGIDPDKPLVLAVDDNKEIIWLIEDILKDEYTVLKANNADEAFSILEKQTPDLIITDVLMPGIDGLELVRRIRSNKYTKYIPLIIVSAKVTDQDQTDGLKMGADAYLTKPFSSAVLYSMVNRLISNKKGLKDYFSSRESAYEMTDGILVHQEDKDFLDAVIKVINENLDEESLRPETVAEKMGMNTRSLYRKFKKVSSLSPSDFIKDYRFSYAAKLLLTTNLSVQEIIYKVGMSNKSYFYREFFKKYNMTPREYRLKV, encoded by the coding sequence TTGTTTTTAATTTTATCGGTTGTTCCGGTAAAAGCAGGTTATGTAGTAAGCAAAGTAGAAAATCTGGAGAACGGTTTATCGAACAGTTCAGTTCTTTGTATGCATCAGGACCGCCGAGGATTTATTTGGGCCGGTACATATGACGGGTTGAATCGTTACGATGGACTCGATGTGCAGGTATATCGTTTCGAATATGGGAATAAGTATTCGTTATCGAGCAATATAATGCACGGGATATCAGACGCTGATAATAATTGTTTGTGGGTAAATACTTTTTTAGGTGTCGATAAATTCTCATTAGATACTAAAAAAGTGGTGGAGAGCTATCCGCAATTCAGAGACTCTAGTGTATTGGTATCCGACAAGAATGGTAATGCTTGGGTGATTACTCGCAAAAATCATATTTCTTATTATAATCCTGAGTTACATCAGTTTCGAGAAATTTCTTTACCGGGGATTATTCCCGAACGAATAAAAACGATCTTTATCGATGATTATAACACTTTATGGATATTCGGTGCGGATAATCGTATCTTGAAGGTGAATTATAGTTTTAAAAAAGGATATGATCCGGAAGATATCGAATTAAATGTTCGTAATATCGCCCTTCATGATAAAAATACCCAATATGCTTTTTATGATGACGGTATTATCTATTTTATAGATTCTCTTAACAAATTATATTCATTTAATATAGAGCACCATAAAAAGACATTTATAAAAGATGTTTCGGAGTTGGTGAATAAATACGGTATCATTTCGTCGATACTATCCTGTGATGGTGATATTTTGATATCGTTTAAAAGCAATGGTGTTTTAAAATTGCTTTCTGATAATAATTATCGGGTAGAATTCGTGAATATGAATATTGGCGTATTTTCGATGCGGAAGGATAAACGTCAGAATATTATATGGTTGTGTACCGACGGGCAAGGGATTTTAATGTATCATAACAGTTCCGATTTATATCGTAACATAATGCTCGATCAATTGCCTTATAGTATCAATAAGCCGGTTCGTTCGATCTATACCGACGAAAACGGTGATTTGTGGTTGGGAACTAAAGGTGACGGTATAATACGCATTAGTAAATACGACCGGATTGGTAAAGGTAAAATACCGGTGTCACAAGTATCATATTATACGACCGAAAACGGGTTGTCGAGCGATCAGGTATTCGGTATATTACGCAGCCGATATCGCGATATTATCTGGATCGCCACAGAAGGCCCGGGATTTTCTTATTTTTCCAATAAAGATTCACGGATGCATTCGTTGATTAACCATACGGGAAAAGAAATAAAATGGGTACATTCTGTGTATGAAGAAAATGATTCGGTGCTGTGGATGTCGACAGCCGGAATGGGGTTATTGCGCGTAGTCGTCGAAGGACGTACCCCGGATATAAGCGTAAAATCGGTAAGACGTTTTCTGTTTTATAAAAGCGGAAATCTTTGCAGCGAATTCTTTTCGATGAGTTATGATGGTCATAATACTTTGTGGCTCGGCAGCCGTGGCGGATATGGAGTCATACGATTTAATATCCGTACTTATGATTATGATTTTGTTTCAAATGACATTTCGGCGATAGGTGATGTAATTTGTGTATATCAGAGCCGGGATTCGGTATTTTATTTCGGAGCCAGTTCGGGACTATCCAAAGTTTGGGTCGATGAGAATGGCAAACAGCAGGCTCAACAATTCGATCGTAAAGACGGTATTCTGAATGATATGATACATGGTATACTCGAGGATGATAACGGCTGTATTTGGATGGGGACGAATAAAGGTCTTGTGAAATATAATCCGAAAAACAATTTCTTCCATAATTACTTTAAATATGGTACCGATGTGGTAGAATTTTGCGATGATGCTTATTATCGGTGTCCTTATTCCGGGCGTTTGTTTTTTGGAGGAGTAAATGGTGTGGCGTGGGTAGAACATGATGAAAAAGTAAATCAGGATTTTTTACCAGAATTTTATTTTACCGGTCTTGAAGTAAGAGGGGAAGACAGAAACCTTTTCGATTTTATTAAAAAAGAGAAAGGAACGCTTGTATTGCCTTTTTCTGATAATTCTTTTTCCGTTTCTTTTGTTGCCCTCGATTATATCGACGGTAAGCATTATGAATACTATTATAAGCTTGAGAATTTCGATTCTCATTGGATGAGTACTCAGAAAGTAAATGAAGCTTCTTTTACAAATCTTCCGGCCGGGCACTATATACTTAAAGTAAAGTATAAAAACGATGTTTATGATTCGGAAGATAAATTTTTCTCGTTACCCATTACGATTTTGTCTCCTTGGTATTGTTCACCTTGGGCCTATGTAGCGTATATAATTATATTCCTGCTTATCTGTTCGGGAGTTATATATGTAGGAATGAGAAAGATAAAGCAACGCCAAATGGCAATTGCCAATAAGTTGAAGGAAGAACAACGAGAAAAATTATTTCAGGAGAAGATCGATTTCTTTACCAACATAACACATGAGTTTTGTACGCCTTTAACGCTTATAAATGGTTTTTGCGAGCGTATAATGACTTATGAAAAAACCGATAAAAAAATTCGGGAATATGTTTCGATGTTACAATCTAATTCTCGTTATTTGAATGATCTGGTTCAGGAAATCATCGATTTTCGTAAAATAGAAGAAGGTGGGCACATCGAACGTCATATACGTCGTGTATCTATTGCAGAATTAGTAAATCGGTGGGTTTTACCTTATAATGAAGTGGCAAGTCTGAACGGTATAGAATTTATAACGAAAGTTCCGGAGGATTTATATTGGAATACCGATACTTCCTGTCTGGGGAAAATTGTCGTGAATCTTCTTTCCAATGCATTTAAATATACGCCTCGAAACGGAAAGATAAGTATTCTGGCCGAGATTCGGGATTCGGAATTAAAGATTATCGTTCATAATACCGGTAATGGTATCGAAGCCGATAAGTTATCGACACTTTTCGACAGGTATAATATTCTTGAGAACATGGATCGTAATGCTTATACCGATATGACTTCCCGAAATGGGCTCGGCTTGTCGATATGTCATGGAATGACTGATTTGCTCGATGGGAATATATCGGTGAGAAGTGTGGTTGGAGAGTATGCGGAATTTGAAGTGTCATTGCCCGAATTACAGGTAGATGCCGATAATAATGAAGAAAGTACGGTTATGTCTGCAATTTCTGCAATACAGCAGCCGCAAATATCCGATTTGGAAGTTATAAAAACCGGTATCGATCCGGATAAGCCTCTGGTGCTTGCGGTAGATGATAATAAAGAAATTATCTGGTTGATAGAAGATATTCTTAAAGACGAATATACGGTACTTAAGGCGAACAATGCTGATGAGGCTTTTTCTATTTTAGAGAAGCAGACTCCTGATTTGATAATTACAGATGTCCTAATGCCGGGAATCGATGGTTTGGAACTTGTCCGCCGTATACGGTCGAATAAGTATACCAAATACATCCCGCTTATCATTGTTTCGGCTAAAGTAACGGATCAGGATCAGACCGACGGGTTGAAAATGGGAGCAGATGCATATTTGACCAAACCATTTTCTTCTGCTGTGTTGTATTCTATGGTGAATCGCCTGATATCGAATAAAAAAGGATTGAAAGATTATTTCAGTTCCCGGGAAAGTGCTTATGAAATGACCGATGGGATATTGGTACATCAGGAAGATAAAGATTTTCTTGATGCCGTGATAAAAGTAATTAACGAAAATCTCGACGAAGAATCATTACGTCCAGAAACCGTTGCGGAGAAAATGGGGATGAATACCCGAAGCTTATATCGTAAGTTTAAGAAGGTTTCTTCGTTATCCCCCAGTGATTTTATAAAAGATTATCGTTTTTCTTATGCTGCAAAATTGCTTTTGACCACGAATCTTTCCGTTCAAGAGATTATTTATAAGGTCGGAATGTCGAATAAATCTTATTTTTATCGTGAATTCTTTAAAAAGTATAATATGACCCCACGTGAATATCGACTTAAAGTTTGA
- the rpsO gene encoding 30S ribosomal protein S15: MYLTSEKKREIFEKYGKSNTDTGSPEAQIALFSYRISHLTEHLKSNHKDYSTERALKMLVGKRRRLLDYLIKVDIERYRTIIKELGIRK; encoded by the coding sequence ATGTATTTAACTTCTGAGAAAAAAAGAGAAATCTTTGAGAAATACGGAAAGTCCAATACTGATACTGGCTCACCCGAAGCGCAGATAGCATTATTTTCATACCGTATCTCTCATTTGACTGAACATTTGAAGTCAAATCACAAAGATTATAGCACTGAGAGAGCTCTTAAAATGTTGGTAGGTAAACGTCGTCGTTTACTCGATTATCTGATAAAGGTGGATATCGAACGATATCGTACTATTATCAAAGAGCTTGGGATCAGAAAGTAA